The Jiangella alba genome includes the window CCAGCCGGGACACCCGCGTACGGGTTTGAGCCATGCTCATAGTATTGCGGGGCGCGCTCAGGAAGCCGGGGACGACCCCGGCGGCGCCAAGATGCCCAGCGCGTACGCCGTCGTCACGGCCGCCGTCCGGTCGTCCACGCCGAGCTTGGCGAAGACCCTCAGCAGGTGCGTCTTCACCGTCGCCTCGCCGATGTGCAGCGCCCGCCCGACCTCCGCGTTCGACAGCCCCGTGGCGACGGCCGCCAGCACCTCGCGCTCGCGCGGGGTCAACGGCGGCACCGACGGCGCCCGCATGCGGCTGACCAGCCGCGCGGCCACTGGCGGCGCCAGGATCGTCTCGCCCCCGTGCGCCGCCCGGACGGCCGCGGCGAGGTCGATGCGCGGGGTGTCCTTGAGCAGGTAGCCGGTGGCACCCGCCTCGACCGCGCGGACGATGTCGGAGTCGGTGTCGTACGTGGTCAGCACCAGGATCCGGGTGCCGGGCAGCTCGGCCAGGATGCGCGCCGTCGCCTCGGCGCCGTCCAGCCGGGGCATCCGCAGGTCCATGAGGATGACGTCCGGACGCAGCCGGCGGGCCAGCACCAGCGCCTCCTCGCCGTCACCGGCCTCGCCGACCACCTCGAAGTCGTCCTCGGCGCCGAGCATGCCGGCCAGCCCGGTGCGCACGACCGGGTGGTCGTCGACCAGCAGCAGCCGCAACATCGTCACGGCCGCCCACGCTACCCTGACGCCGTGGGCGACCTGGTCACCGAGACCTTCGAGTACGACGGCGGGCGGCAGGTCACCGTCCATGTGCCGCCGGATCCGCCGGAAGCCGTCGTGTTCGCGGGCGACGGCCAGCTGATCTCGCAGTGGGGCGGACACCTCGAGGCCGCCGACGTGCCGCCCACCATGATCGTCGGTGTCCACGGGA containing:
- a CDS encoding response regulator; translated protein: MLRLLLVDDHPVVRTGLAGMLGAEDDFEVVGEAGDGEEALVLARRLRPDVILMDLRMPRLDGAEATARILAELPGTRILVLTTYDTDSDIVRAVEAGATGYLLKDTPRIDLAAAVRAAHGGETILAPPVAARLVSRMRAPSVPPLTPREREVLAAVATGLSNAEVGRALHIGEATVKTHLLRVFAKLGVDDRTAAVTTAYALGILAPPGSSPAS